The Coffea eugenioides isolate CCC68of chromosome 8, Ceug_1.0, whole genome shotgun sequence genome has a segment encoding these proteins:
- the LOC113779047 gene encoding probable protein phosphatase 2C 22 isoform X2 has protein sequence MEEGNTDCNIVNVGNGDGKSKENGISGSEGRPPNPLAAVYRQCLSSGDPLGDASCKKSLVRHPSLVKTRMLDISVEGLNINDCPADYVPSLRSGAWSDIGVRSSMEDVVVRADNFVHHYGLKGSDQGPSAFYAVFDGHGGKHAADFACDHLPRFIAEDEHFPREIERVISSAFLQTDNAFAEACSLDDGLASGTTALAALVIGSSLVVANAGDCRAVLCRRGKAIEMSRDHKPLCSKEKKRIEASGGYVYDGYLNGQLNVARALGDWHLDGMKGSNGSPLSAEPELMNTILTEEDEFLIIGCDGIWDVFMSQNAVDFARRRLQEHNDPAMCSKDLVDEALKRKSGDNLAVVVVCFQPRPPPNLIVPRGRVHRSISAEGLKELRTFLDQLDA, from the exons ATGGAGGAGGGCAACACTGATTGTAATATAGTTAATGTCGGCAATGGTGATGGTAAAAGTAAGGAGAATGGGATCTCCGGCAGTGAAGGCCGCCCGCCCAACCCTCTGGCGGCCGTGTACCGCCAGTGCTTGAGTTCCGGCGACCCGCTTGGCGACGCTTCTTGTAAGAAGTCCCTGGTTCGACATCCTTCCTTG GTCAAGACAAGGATGTTGGATATATCTGTAGAAGGACTTAATATAAATGATTGTCCAGCAGATTATGTTCCTAGTCTTCGCTCTGGTGCATGGTCAGACATTGGTGTTCGCTCCTCAATGGAGGATGTGGTTGTTCGTGCTGACAATTTTGTGCATCATTATGGGTTGAAGGGTTCTGACCAAGGGCCTAGTGCCTTCTATGCG GTTTTTGATGGACATGGTGGGAAGCATGCAGCTGAttttgcatgtgatcatttacCAAGGTTCATTGCAGAGGATGAACACTTCCCTAGGGAGATTGAGAGGGTTATTTCGTCAGCATTCCTGCAAACTGATAATGCTTTTGCTGAAGCTTGCTCTTTGGATGATGGTCTTGCCTCTGGTACAACTGCTTTGGCAGCTCTTGTTATTGGGAG TTCATTGGTGGTGGCAAATGCCGGAGATTGCCGAGCAGTTCTTTGTCGTCGGGGTAAAGCAATTGAGATGTCAAGGGACCACAAACCTCTTTGCTCCAAGGAGAAAAAGCGTATTGAAGCTTCTGGAGGATATGTATATGATGGATACCTCAATGGACAGCTCAATGTTGCTCGTGCTTTGGGTGACTGGCACTTGGATGGGATGAAAGGCAGTAATGGTAGCCCTCTCAGTGCAGAGCCTGAACTTATGAACACTATACTGACAGAGGAGGATGAGTTTCTTATCATTGGCTGCGATGGAATCTGGGATGTCTTTATGAGTCAAAATGCCGTGGACTTTGCTCGTCGAAGGCTTCAAGAGCACAATGATCCAGCGATGTGCAGCAAGGACCTTGTTGATGAGGCTTTGAAGAGAAAGAGTGGAGACAATTTAGCTGTAGTTGTAGTATGTTTCCAGCCACGGCCACCTCCTAACTTGATTGTTCCCCGAGGGAGAGTACATAGGAGTATATCTGCCGAAGGTCTAAAGGAATTGCGAACTTTCTTGGATCAATTGGATGCATGA
- the LOC113781026 gene encoding uncharacterized protein LOC113781026 has protein sequence MQSVVIINKTKSEIVIRVFYRIGDGDGSGCYGSVVYRLKPDGYKLMNPSYFERLSKTMFAPLEIHIFRGGESEFIRFSPLELDFCDGIVVELDDDTDKLAKKFVQRRRVYSHAWIKYWIPHFGIKERIDHILSALSTESAAEPV, from the exons ATGCAATCCGTAGTTATTATCAACAAAACCAAATCAGAAATCGTAATCAGGGTTTTTTACCGTATTGGAGATGGAGACGGCAGCGGCTGCTATGGGTCTGTAGTTTATAGACTGAAGCCTGATGGATACAAGTTAATGAATCCCTCGTACTTTGAGCGGTTGTCTAAGACCATGTTCGCTCCTCTGGAGATTCATATATTCCGGGGAGGTGAAAGCGAATTCATCCGCTTTTCTCCGCTTGAGCTCGATTTTTGTGACGGAATTGTGGTCGAACTTGACGATGATACTGACAAATTGGCCAAGAAATTTGTTCAAAGGCGGAGAGTTTATTCTCATGCGTGGATAAA GTACTGGATTCCTCATTTCGGGATTAAAGAGAGGATTGATCATATCCTTTCAGCTCTG AGTACTGAGTCTGCTGCTGAGCCAGTTTGA
- the LOC113779047 gene encoding probable protein phosphatase 2C 22 isoform X5 encodes MLDISVEGLNINDCPADYVPSLRSGAWSDIGVRSSMEDVVVRADNFVHHYGLKGSDQGPSAFYAVFDGHGGKHAADFACDHLPRFIAEDEHFPREIERVISSAFLQTDNAFAEACSLDDGLASGTTALAALVIGSSLVVANAGDCRAVLCRRGKAIEMSRDHKPLCSKEKKRIEASGGYVYDGYLNGQLNVARALGDWHLDGMKGSNGSPLSAEPELMNTILTEEDEFLIIGCDGIWDVFMSQNAVDFARRRLQEHNDPAMCSKDLVDEALKRKSGDNLAVVVVCFQPRPPPNLIVPRGRVHRSISAEGLKELRTFLDQLDA; translated from the exons ATGTTGGATATATCTGTAGAAGGACTTAATATAAATGATTGTCCAGCAGATTATGTTCCTAGTCTTCGCTCTGGTGCATGGTCAGACATTGGTGTTCGCTCCTCAATGGAGGATGTGGTTGTTCGTGCTGACAATTTTGTGCATCATTATGGGTTGAAGGGTTCTGACCAAGGGCCTAGTGCCTTCTATGCG GTTTTTGATGGACATGGTGGGAAGCATGCAGCTGAttttgcatgtgatcatttacCAAGGTTCATTGCAGAGGATGAACACTTCCCTAGGGAGATTGAGAGGGTTATTTCGTCAGCATTCCTGCAAACTGATAATGCTTTTGCTGAAGCTTGCTCTTTGGATGATGGTCTTGCCTCTGGTACAACTGCTTTGGCAGCTCTTGTTATTGGGAG TTCATTGGTGGTGGCAAATGCCGGAGATTGCCGAGCAGTTCTTTGTCGTCGGGGTAAAGCAATTGAGATGTCAAGGGACCACAAACCTCTTTGCTCCAAGGAGAAAAAGCGTATTGAAGCTTCTGGAGGATATGTATATGATGGATACCTCAATGGACAGCTCAATGTTGCTCGTGCTTTGGGTGACTGGCACTTGGATGGGATGAAAGGCAGTAATGGTAGCCCTCTCAGTGCAGAGCCTGAACTTATGAACACTATACTGACAGAGGAGGATGAGTTTCTTATCATTGGCTGCGATGGAATCTGGGATGTCTTTATGAGTCAAAATGCCGTGGACTTTGCTCGTCGAAGGCTTCAAGAGCACAATGATCCAGCGATGTGCAGCAAGGACCTTGTTGATGAGGCTTTGAAGAGAAAGAGTGGAGACAATTTAGCTGTAGTTGTAGTATGTTTCCAGCCACGGCCACCTCCTAACTTGATTGTTCCCCGAGGGAGAGTACATAGGAGTATATCTGCCGAAGGTCTAAAGGAATTGCGAACTTTCTTGGATCAATTGGATGCATGA
- the LOC113779047 gene encoding probable protein phosphatase 2C 22 isoform X3 gives MEEGNTDCNIVNVGNGDGKSKENGISGSEGRPPNPLAAVYRQCLSSGDPLGDASCKKSLQVKTRMLDISVEGLNINDCPADYVPSLRSGAWSDIGVRSSMEDVVVRADNFVHHYGLKGSDQGPSAFYAVFDGHGGKHAADFACDHLPRFIAEDEHFPREIERVISSAFLQTDNAFAEACSLDDGLASGTTALAALVIGSSLVVANAGDCRAVLCRRGKAIEMSRDHKPLCSKEKKRIEASGGYVYDGYLNGQLNVARALGDWHLDGMKGSNGSPLSAEPELMNTILTEEDEFLIIGCDGIWDVFMSQNAVDFARRRLQEHNDPAMCSKDLVDEALKRKSGDNLAVVVVCFQPRPPPNLIVPRGRVHRSISAEGLKELRTFLDQLDA, from the exons ATGGAGGAGGGCAACACTGATTGTAATATAGTTAATGTCGGCAATGGTGATGGTAAAAGTAAGGAGAATGGGATCTCCGGCAGTGAAGGCCGCCCGCCCAACCCTCTGGCGGCCGTGTACCGCCAGTGCTTGAGTTCCGGCGACCCGCTTGGCGACGCTTCTTGTAAGAAGTCCCTG CAGGTCAAGACAAGGATGTTGGATATATCTGTAGAAGGACTTAATATAAATGATTGTCCAGCAGATTATGTTCCTAGTCTTCGCTCTGGTGCATGGTCAGACATTGGTGTTCGCTCCTCAATGGAGGATGTGGTTGTTCGTGCTGACAATTTTGTGCATCATTATGGGTTGAAGGGTTCTGACCAAGGGCCTAGTGCCTTCTATGCG GTTTTTGATGGACATGGTGGGAAGCATGCAGCTGAttttgcatgtgatcatttacCAAGGTTCATTGCAGAGGATGAACACTTCCCTAGGGAGATTGAGAGGGTTATTTCGTCAGCATTCCTGCAAACTGATAATGCTTTTGCTGAAGCTTGCTCTTTGGATGATGGTCTTGCCTCTGGTACAACTGCTTTGGCAGCTCTTGTTATTGGGAG TTCATTGGTGGTGGCAAATGCCGGAGATTGCCGAGCAGTTCTTTGTCGTCGGGGTAAAGCAATTGAGATGTCAAGGGACCACAAACCTCTTTGCTCCAAGGAGAAAAAGCGTATTGAAGCTTCTGGAGGATATGTATATGATGGATACCTCAATGGACAGCTCAATGTTGCTCGTGCTTTGGGTGACTGGCACTTGGATGGGATGAAAGGCAGTAATGGTAGCCCTCTCAGTGCAGAGCCTGAACTTATGAACACTATACTGACAGAGGAGGATGAGTTTCTTATCATTGGCTGCGATGGAATCTGGGATGTCTTTATGAGTCAAAATGCCGTGGACTTTGCTCGTCGAAGGCTTCAAGAGCACAATGATCCAGCGATGTGCAGCAAGGACCTTGTTGATGAGGCTTTGAAGAGAAAGAGTGGAGACAATTTAGCTGTAGTTGTAGTATGTTTCCAGCCACGGCCACCTCCTAACTTGATTGTTCCCCGAGGGAGAGTACATAGGAGTATATCTGCCGAAGGTCTAAAGGAATTGCGAACTTTCTTGGATCAATTGGATGCATGA
- the LOC113779047 gene encoding probable protein phosphatase 2C 22 isoform X4 → MEEGNTDCNIVNVGNGDGKSKENGISGSEGRPPNPLAAVYRQCLSSGDPLGDASCKKSLVKTRMLDISVEGLNINDCPADYVPSLRSGAWSDIGVRSSMEDVVVRADNFVHHYGLKGSDQGPSAFYAVFDGHGGKHAADFACDHLPRFIAEDEHFPREIERVISSAFLQTDNAFAEACSLDDGLASGTTALAALVIGSSLVVANAGDCRAVLCRRGKAIEMSRDHKPLCSKEKKRIEASGGYVYDGYLNGQLNVARALGDWHLDGMKGSNGSPLSAEPELMNTILTEEDEFLIIGCDGIWDVFMSQNAVDFARRRLQEHNDPAMCSKDLVDEALKRKSGDNLAVVVVCFQPRPPPNLIVPRGRVHRSISAEGLKELRTFLDQLDA, encoded by the exons ATGGAGGAGGGCAACACTGATTGTAATATAGTTAATGTCGGCAATGGTGATGGTAAAAGTAAGGAGAATGGGATCTCCGGCAGTGAAGGCCGCCCGCCCAACCCTCTGGCGGCCGTGTACCGCCAGTGCTTGAGTTCCGGCGACCCGCTTGGCGACGCTTCTTGTAAGAAGTCCCTG GTCAAGACAAGGATGTTGGATATATCTGTAGAAGGACTTAATATAAATGATTGTCCAGCAGATTATGTTCCTAGTCTTCGCTCTGGTGCATGGTCAGACATTGGTGTTCGCTCCTCAATGGAGGATGTGGTTGTTCGTGCTGACAATTTTGTGCATCATTATGGGTTGAAGGGTTCTGACCAAGGGCCTAGTGCCTTCTATGCG GTTTTTGATGGACATGGTGGGAAGCATGCAGCTGAttttgcatgtgatcatttacCAAGGTTCATTGCAGAGGATGAACACTTCCCTAGGGAGATTGAGAGGGTTATTTCGTCAGCATTCCTGCAAACTGATAATGCTTTTGCTGAAGCTTGCTCTTTGGATGATGGTCTTGCCTCTGGTACAACTGCTTTGGCAGCTCTTGTTATTGGGAG TTCATTGGTGGTGGCAAATGCCGGAGATTGCCGAGCAGTTCTTTGTCGTCGGGGTAAAGCAATTGAGATGTCAAGGGACCACAAACCTCTTTGCTCCAAGGAGAAAAAGCGTATTGAAGCTTCTGGAGGATATGTATATGATGGATACCTCAATGGACAGCTCAATGTTGCTCGTGCTTTGGGTGACTGGCACTTGGATGGGATGAAAGGCAGTAATGGTAGCCCTCTCAGTGCAGAGCCTGAACTTATGAACACTATACTGACAGAGGAGGATGAGTTTCTTATCATTGGCTGCGATGGAATCTGGGATGTCTTTATGAGTCAAAATGCCGTGGACTTTGCTCGTCGAAGGCTTCAAGAGCACAATGATCCAGCGATGTGCAGCAAGGACCTTGTTGATGAGGCTTTGAAGAGAAAGAGTGGAGACAATTTAGCTGTAGTTGTAGTATGTTTCCAGCCACGGCCACCTCCTAACTTGATTGTTCCCCGAGGGAGAGTACATAGGAGTATATCTGCCGAAGGTCTAAAGGAATTGCGAACTTTCTTGGATCAATTGGATGCATGA
- the LOC113779047 gene encoding probable protein phosphatase 2C 22 isoform X1 — protein MEEGNTDCNIVNVGNGDGKSKENGISGSEGRPPNPLAAVYRQCLSSGDPLGDASCKKSLVRHPSLQVKTRMLDISVEGLNINDCPADYVPSLRSGAWSDIGVRSSMEDVVVRADNFVHHYGLKGSDQGPSAFYAVFDGHGGKHAADFACDHLPRFIAEDEHFPREIERVISSAFLQTDNAFAEACSLDDGLASGTTALAALVIGSSLVVANAGDCRAVLCRRGKAIEMSRDHKPLCSKEKKRIEASGGYVYDGYLNGQLNVARALGDWHLDGMKGSNGSPLSAEPELMNTILTEEDEFLIIGCDGIWDVFMSQNAVDFARRRLQEHNDPAMCSKDLVDEALKRKSGDNLAVVVVCFQPRPPPNLIVPRGRVHRSISAEGLKELRTFLDQLDA, from the exons ATGGAGGAGGGCAACACTGATTGTAATATAGTTAATGTCGGCAATGGTGATGGTAAAAGTAAGGAGAATGGGATCTCCGGCAGTGAAGGCCGCCCGCCCAACCCTCTGGCGGCCGTGTACCGCCAGTGCTTGAGTTCCGGCGACCCGCTTGGCGACGCTTCTTGTAAGAAGTCCCTGGTTCGACATCCTTCCTTG CAGGTCAAGACAAGGATGTTGGATATATCTGTAGAAGGACTTAATATAAATGATTGTCCAGCAGATTATGTTCCTAGTCTTCGCTCTGGTGCATGGTCAGACATTGGTGTTCGCTCCTCAATGGAGGATGTGGTTGTTCGTGCTGACAATTTTGTGCATCATTATGGGTTGAAGGGTTCTGACCAAGGGCCTAGTGCCTTCTATGCG GTTTTTGATGGACATGGTGGGAAGCATGCAGCTGAttttgcatgtgatcatttacCAAGGTTCATTGCAGAGGATGAACACTTCCCTAGGGAGATTGAGAGGGTTATTTCGTCAGCATTCCTGCAAACTGATAATGCTTTTGCTGAAGCTTGCTCTTTGGATGATGGTCTTGCCTCTGGTACAACTGCTTTGGCAGCTCTTGTTATTGGGAG TTCATTGGTGGTGGCAAATGCCGGAGATTGCCGAGCAGTTCTTTGTCGTCGGGGTAAAGCAATTGAGATGTCAAGGGACCACAAACCTCTTTGCTCCAAGGAGAAAAAGCGTATTGAAGCTTCTGGAGGATATGTATATGATGGATACCTCAATGGACAGCTCAATGTTGCTCGTGCTTTGGGTGACTGGCACTTGGATGGGATGAAAGGCAGTAATGGTAGCCCTCTCAGTGCAGAGCCTGAACTTATGAACACTATACTGACAGAGGAGGATGAGTTTCTTATCATTGGCTGCGATGGAATCTGGGATGTCTTTATGAGTCAAAATGCCGTGGACTTTGCTCGTCGAAGGCTTCAAGAGCACAATGATCCAGCGATGTGCAGCAAGGACCTTGTTGATGAGGCTTTGAAGAGAAAGAGTGGAGACAATTTAGCTGTAGTTGTAGTATGTTTCCAGCCACGGCCACCTCCTAACTTGATTGTTCCCCGAGGGAGAGTACATAGGAGTATATCTGCCGAAGGTCTAAAGGAATTGCGAACTTTCTTGGATCAATTGGATGCATGA